The genome window CGGCGCTGATGTTTCTCTCAGCGGCTTCATTCGCCATGGGTGACACACATCCGTCGCCTGCACCGTCAGTGCCAAAGATAGAAAACCACGACAATTCGATAATCGTATCGAACAGCAAGATAACCGTGTGGTTCCAGGACTTCAAGCCCATGCTGCATATATTCTACAGGAATCAGAGCAACAATACGGGTTTCACCATTGACGTCCGCGGTGTCTATGAATTGAACAGCACAGGCGTGCCTGTTGCGGTGCTTTCCACTGTCAGGGCATTCCCCGATATGGGAGACATGACACAGGGCGGAATGTTCAACTACAGCAGCGGCGTCGCTGTATCATACGACAACGCATCCCAGATGGTAAACATAACATTCAACCTGACTTCCGAAGAATTTGCGCTCGGCCCCATGCATCTGTTTAACGTCTCCGGCGGAAACGACAACAATAATGCTGCGATTGCGGCCGAAGACGGCACGATGCAGCCCGTTCATGGCATAGGCCAGGGCAGCATTTCAGTAGTCTTCCATGTCAACGAGTCTTCGGCGCATGTGAAGTTCGATCTGTTAGTGAACAAGTGGACATGGTTCAACAATACCGGCGACAAGCTTGCGCTTGCCGTTGCAGTTGTCGGGCACAACATCGTGAGAGACGCGCAGGGCAATGAGCCCTCCTCGGCCGGAACGCAGGTTGGAGACAACAGCCAGAACAACAATAACAACCAGAAGGACAGCGCTGTTGCGAATGCAAACGGCAATTCCGGCGCCAATCAGAACAACCACGGCAATGACAGAATCAACATCGACCAGAGCAGCTTCTCCGCACTGGGATTTATCTCATGGGGCAGTAGCGCCACAGCGACCTACAGCAACGGAACATCAGCGACCGTCAATGTGACGGCGAAGATGTTCAATCACGGCTTTGAAGAGGCAGGAATGACGCACATACTCTTCATATTCAGCACACCGGCCGGATGGAACACAAACTACAGCAAACTGGCATACGACCCGACCGTCGGGCTCGACAGCTCAATGACAACGATGGGTTACACACTCATCGGAGGAATAGCTGCAGCGGCAATCCTTGCCGGAGCGGCAGTTATCCTGATGATCCGCAGACGCTGAATCTTCAATGCTGTCTCTTTCAGAAAAACACTTCAAACCACTTAATTTCCTTTTATATAATCCGCTCTTCAAAACAGCTGTAACAGCTGTTCTGATTCGGGTGCATGCCATTCCGGGATTGTGCCGTTACCTTGCCATTCTGAGTGCAGATCTCAGCTCTGTCTCGAATTCATCGGGTCTGGAGAGGTTTATCAGATGGTCTGCCCCCGGGACAATGACCAGCCTGGAATCTGGAATTTCTCTGGATACGAGTTTTGCAAAGGGCAACGATGAAGGATTATCCCTGTCACCCACAAGGACTGTTGTCGGCGTATGAACCGCTTTCAGAAGAGGGTAGGCAGGCTTTCCCCTCTCAATGTGCTGCATGCTGTTTTCGGTGAATATCTCAGCCATGTTCTGCTCAACCATTTCTCTGAAGAGTTCCAGATTCCTTCCCGTAAGCTCCGGGCACCAGAGCCTGCGGAGCTTCTCCGATGCTTCGGATGCTCTCCCTTCCGACCAGGCCTGAGCTATTTCCTTTGATTTCGTTTCATCGTATTCGAAAGCCGGAAGATCTTCTTTGCTGAATGCCTCAAACGGTGTCCCGGACACACCCGGCGCT of Candidatus Sysuiplasma jiujiangense contains these proteins:
- a CDS encoding alpha/beta hydrolase, with the translated sequence MTEKGNGSEKGMGHSLLAVRGGQIAYDTAGRGTPVLFIHAAIADRRMWNREMSVFAGDHQTVRFDMRGYGQSPPASAPFSCVEDIRALVKHLRLERPFLVGCSMGGGFAVSYAIEFPEEVSGLFLAAPGVSGTPFEAFSKEDLPAFEYDETKSKEIAQAWSEGRASEASEKLRRLWCPELTGRNLELFREMVEQNMAEIFTENSMQHIERGKPAYPLLKAVHTPTTVLVGDRDNPSSLPFAKLVSREIPDSRLVIVPGADHLINLSRPDEFETELRSALRMAR